In Trifolium pratense cultivar HEN17-A07 linkage group LG7, ARS_RC_1.1, whole genome shotgun sequence, a genomic segment contains:
- the LOC123895083 gene encoding increased DNA methylation 1 isoform X3 has translation MEHLCDDNFEGSNEERQIFTEVFFGDDTFQSSQRRVVSGAINLEHESTKNTFKSVGSSNENSVIFRPSSSRFTHPEEDINLIQHSNEIALGCLPEGLTCEDQNDENVNVKRMKFSLHELPCSRSNSEDVLGSSGIQKVVISNLPCAATNCDIDPIAFRTVESSKHGVISSCCLLKHNLVHNKYASNNDVDVTNCKSKTEDGNIVKEISVTKVVASPVSQESSANRLVVTSPSITVVKKSESPLKTEEMAEEFQSSNMVISKSLSKPGKEDPRSLLQFHVVQLLTMLGWSIGKHLRPCRRWMESVYTTPTGKTIREFTKVWRLCGQQLSVEKYNIPYGGRKEWTNISDFWSDLSSALTNVEKSKTQPETAAMLAYQWWLLDPFVVVVYFDRKIGALKRGEVIIQASCSLVSKKGKMAYAPVDLAWKDSSRAHSGQKDAQSIFCDTSKATRTTETSAFVINNHVCKQKSDGNQEDVYVGEHKPNIIENRCSELSVGKSSMDLVSPACALGSTVTQSSASSFNVLTSSENLDLESKVNAVHHAKLRNSKSFDKHTSENQSECTEEEGRKISMASVFGKDSTWSSYDGILKKKMRRKCKRISQIKPSMLYHSDILGSTITDQAQSLNGDACGTQAGLEQVQDYVVDSVGKKRNHEQLTGSANKRHIKKTNYSITEKNKSKRCHIEDDDLLVSAILKNKDFNPKKVRCNSRAKPGKSSGLRKLKSNKGRCRLLPRNPCNGGKHNKDGKMYYLGERTLLSWLIENGVISLKNVIQYRNPKDNSVTKEGKITKDGIVCKCCGKVLTLSEFKTHAGFMLSRPCLNLFMKSGEPFTLRLLQAWSAEYKAKKSQNQAVNVVDNDRNDDSCGLCGEGGELICCDNCPSTYHLACLSAQVCCSQEIPDGNWYCINCTCRICGNLVIDKEASDTHDSLQCSQCEHKYHEKCLGEGDKQEGAVSDTWFCSQSCQEVYSSLQSQVGLVNQNADGFSWTLLRCIHDDQKVHSAQWFALKAVCNTKLAVALTIMEECFVSMLDLRTGIHMIPQVLYNWGSDFARLNFQGFYTVVLEKQDVLISVASIRVHGTSVAEMPLIATCSRYRRQGMCRRLVNSIEEMLMSVKVEKLVVSAIPELVETWTKGFGFVPVGDIDKQRLKKINLMVFPGTVLLEKSLYGKKNEETDICSKGMAIAESLLQDAGNVTAIEVGAKSEYEPMDCKNQPDNTADSETNRDDNTQAVEIALGGKESTETSRSFSEGKITPGEGHNVQELRTCNMQIENRCPNKDGTESGVRLIEEKNIEIGEVEENALHGHVSNASCKAFPGNNFEAVSNFDCSVMYDETAIFGTLANSAKSMES, from the exons ATGGAACATTTATGTGATGATAACTTTGAAGGATCTAATGAAGAACGACAGATTTTTACAGAGGTCTTTTTTGGTGATGATACTTTTCAGTCTAGTCAGAGGCGTGTTGTTTCTGGAGCCATCAACCTTGAACATGAATCCACTAAAAACACATTTAAATCAGTTGGCTCTAGTAATGAGAACTCAGTCATATTTCGTCCCTCGTCTTCGAGATTTACACATCCTGAGGAGGACATTAATCTGATTCAGCATTCTAATGAAATTGCTCTTGGGTGTTTGCCAGAGGGTTTAACTTGTGAAGACCAGAATGATGAGAACGTAAATGTCAAACGTATGAAGTTTTCTCTGCATGAACTTCCTTGTAGTAGATCTAATTCAGAAGATGTTTTGGGTTCATCTGGAATTCAAAAAGTAGTAATTTCCAACCTGCCTTGCGCTGCTACAAACTGTGATATTGACCCAATTGCATTTCGTACGGTTGAATCATCTAAACACGGTGTGATATCTAGTTGCTGTCTATTGAAGCATAACTTGGTACATAATAAATATGCTTCTAATAATGATGTAGATGTTACAAATTGTAAATCTAAAACAGAAGATGGGAACATTGTAAAAGAGATTTCTGTAACTAAGGTAGTTGCTTCTCCTGTATCCCAGGAGAGCTCGGCAAACAGGCTAGTTGTAACGAGTCCATCAATCACTGTTGTGAAGAAGTCTGAGTCTCCTTTAAAAACTGAGGAAATGGCGGAAGAATTTCAATCTTCTAATATGGTTATCTCAAAATCTTTGTCAAAGCCAGGCAAAGAGGATCCCCGTTCCTTACTGCAGTTTCATGTTGTGCAGTTGCTTACGATGTTAGGATGGTCTATTGGTAAGCATCTACGGCCTTGTAGGCGGTGGATGGAGTCAGTCTACACGACACCAACTGGAAAAACTATTCGGGAATTTACAAAAGTTTGGAGGTTATGTGGCCAACAGTTGTCTGTTGAAAAATACAATATACCATATGGAGGCCGTAAGGAATGGACTAATATTAGCGATTTCTGGTCTGATCTTTCGAGTGCACTgacaaatgttgaaaaatcaaaaACCCAGCCAGAAACCGCTGCTATGTTGGCTTATCAATGGTGGCTTTTGGATCCTTTTGTAGTAGTTGTATATTTTGATAGAAAGATTGGTGCTCTGAAAAGGGGAGAGGTAATAATACAAGCATCTTGTAGTTTAGTTTCTAAAAAGGGTAAAATGGCATATGCTCCAGTTGATTTAGCATGGAAGGATAGTTCTCGTGCTCATTCTGGTCAAAAGGACGCCCAATCCATTTTCTGCGACACTTCAAAAGCCACCAGAACCACAGAAACATCTGCTTTTGTGATAAACAATCATGTCTGTAAGCAGAAATCTGATGGTAATCAAGAAGATGTGTATGTCGGAGAACATAAACCAAACATCATAGAAAATCGTTGTAGTGAATTGTCAGTGGGCAAAAGTAGTATGGATCTAGTCTCACCTGCTTGTGCATTGGGTAGCACTGTTACTCAATCCAGTGCTTCCTCTTTCAATGTTCTTACAAGCTCTGAAAATTTGGACTTGGAATCTAAAGTGAATGCTGTTCATCATGCTAAACTTAGAAATTCCAAAAGCTTTGATAAGCACACATCAGAAAATCAGTCTGAATGCACTGAGGAAGAGGGGAGGAAGATCTCAATGGCTTCTGTATTTGGGAAAGATAGTACATGGTCCTCCTATGATGGTATTCTTAAAAAGAAAATGCGGAGGAAGTGCAAAAGGATATCTCAAATCAAACCGAGTATGTTATACCATAGTGACATACTGGGATCAACTATTACTGACCAGGCACAGTCCCTGAATGGTGATGCATGTGGCACTCAGGCTGGGTTGGAACAAGTTCAGGATTATGTAGTTGACAGTGTGGGAAAAAAAAGGAACCACGAGCAGTTGACGGGTAGTGCAAACAAGCGACATATTAAGAAAACAAACTACTCTATTACTGAAAAAAATAAGTCCAAAAGATGCCATATTGAAGATGACGATCTATTAGTGTCAGCAATACTCAAGAATAAGGATTTCAACCCAAAGAAAGTCCGatgtaattctagagctaaacCTGGCAAATCAAGTGGTTTGAGAAAGCTTAAAAGCAATAAAGGCCGTTGCAGGTTGCTACCAAGGAACCCTTGTAATGGAGGGAAGCACAATAAGGATGGGAAGATGTATTATCTCGGGGAAAGGACTCTCTTGTCCTGGTTGATCGAGAACGGGGTCATATCTTTAAAGAATGTTATTCAATACCGAAATCCAAAAGATAATTCTGTCACTAAGGAAGGTAAGATCACCAAAGATGGCATTGTTTGTAAGTGTTGTGGTAAGGTGCTTACATTGTCAGAGTTCAAGACTCATGCTGGGTTTATGCTGAGTCGCCCTTGCTTGAATCTTTTCATGAAGTCTGGTGAGCCCTTTACACTTCGCCTCCTTCAAGCTTGGTCAGCTGAATACAAAGCCAAGAAAAGTCAAAATCAAGCTGTGAATGTTGTTGATAATGACAGAAATGATGACTCGTGCGGGTTGTGTGGTGAGGGAGGTGAGCTGATATGTTGTGATAACTGTCCGTCTACTTATCACCTGGCTTGTTTGTCCGCTCAGGTCTGTTGTTCTCAG GAGATCCCTGATGGCAACTGGTACTGCATAAACTGCACTTGTCGGATTTGTGGTAATTTGGTCATTGATAAAGAGGCTTCAGATACACATGATTCATTACAATGTTCACAATGTGAACATAAAT ATCACGAGAAATGCCTAGGAGAAGGAGATAAACAAGAAGGAGCAGTTTCAGACACTTGGTTTTGTAGTCAGAGTTGTCAGGAG GTATACTCCAGTCTCCAATCTCAGGTGGGGCTAGTTAATCAAAATGCTGATGGCTTCTCATGGACGCTTCTTAGATGCATACACGATGACCAAAAGGTTCATTCTGCTCAGTGGTTTGCCCTAAAGGCAGTATGCAATACAAAATTAGCTGTTGCCCTTACCATCATGGAGGAGTGTTTCGTGTCAATGTTAGATCTAAGAACAGGCATCCACATGATACCCCAAGTTTTATACAATTGGGG GTCTGATTTTGCTCGTCTGAATTTTCAAGGGTTTTACACCGTGGTGCTGGAGAAACAGGATGTGTTAATATCTGTAGCATCTATCAG AGTGCATGGGACTTCAGTGGCAGAGATGCCTCTAATTGCAACTTGCAGTCGGTATCGCCGCCAAGGAATGTGCCGACGCCTTGTGAACTCAATCGAAGAG ATGTTAATGTCCGTCAAGGTAGAAAAGCTTGTGGTATCAGCCATTCCCGAATTGGTGGAGACATGGACCAAGGGCTTTGGTTTTGTACCTGTAGGTGACATTGACAAgcagagattaaaaaaaatcaacttaatGGTTTTTCCTGGAACAGTGTTACTTGAAAAATCCTTGTATGGCAAGAAAAATGAAG AAACAGATATCTGTTCCAAAGGAATGGCCATAGCCGAATCATTGCTGCAAGATGCTGGGAATGTAACTGCCATTGAAGTTGGTGCTAAGTCAGAGTATGAACCTATGGACTGCAAAAATCAACCAGACAATACGGCTGATAGTGAAACCAACAGAGATGATAATACTCAAGCTGTTGAAATTGCATTAGGAGGCAAAGAATCAACAGAGACAAGTAGGTCTTTCAGTGAAGGGAAAATCACCCCTGGTGAAGGACACAATGTGCAGGAATTGAGAACATGCAACATGCAAATTGAGAACCGTTGTCCCAACAAAGATGGTACTGAATCAGGTGTAAGACTTATTGAGGAGAAGAATATCGAAATAGGTGAAGTTGAGGAAAATGCTTTGCACGGACATGTTTCAAACGCGTCGTGCAAAGCTTTTCCGGGCAACAATTTTGAGGCAGTTTCTAATTTTGATTGCTCAGTGATGTATGATGAAACAGCTATTTTTGGAACATTAGCAAACTCTGCAAAATCAATGGAAAGTTGA
- the LOC123895083 gene encoding increased DNA methylation 1 isoform X1 translates to MEHLCDDNFEGSNEERQIFTEVFFGDDTFQSSQRRVVSGAINLEHESTKNTFKSVGSSNENSVIFRPSSSRFTHPEEDINLIQHSNEIALGCLPEGLTCEDQNDENVNVKRMKFSLHELPCSRSNSEDVLGSSGIQKVVISNLPCAATNCDIDPIAFRTVESSKHGVISSCCLLKHNLVHNKYASNNDVDVTNCKSKTEDGNIVKEISVTKVVASPVSQESSANRLVVTSPSITVVKKSESPLKTEEMAEEFQSSNMVISKSLSKPGKEDPRSLLQFHVVQLLTMLGWSIGKHLRPCRRWMESVYTTPTGKTIREFTKVWRLCGQQLSVEKYNIPYGGRKEWTNISDFWSDLSSALTNVEKSKTQPETAAMLAYQWWLLDPFVVVVYFDRKIGALKRGEVIIQASCSLVSKKGKMAYAPVDLAWKDSSRAHSGQKDAQSIFCDTSKATRTTETSAFVINNHVCKQKSDGNQEDVYVGEHKPNIIENRCSELSVGKSSMDLVSPACALGSTVTQSSASSFNVLTSSENLDLESKVNAVHHAKLRNSKSFDKHTSENQSECTEEEGRKISMASVFGKDSTWSSYDGILKKKMRRKCKRISQIKPSMLYHSDILGSTITDQAQSLNGDACGTQAGLEQVQDYVVDSVGKKRNHEQLTGSANKRHIKKTNYSITEKNKSKRCHIEDDDLLVSAILKNKDFNPKKVRCNSRAKPGKSSGLRKLKSNKGRCRLLPRNPCNGGKHNKDGKMYYLGERTLLSWLIENGVISLKNVIQYRNPKDNSVTKEGKITKDGIVCKCCGKVLTLSEFKTHAGFMLSRPCLNLFMKSGEPFTLRLLQAWSAEYKAKKSQNQAVNVVDNDRNDDSCGLCGEGGELICCDNCPSTYHLACLSAQVCCSQEIPDGNWYCINCTCRICGNLVIDKEASDTHDSLQCSQCEHKYHEKCLGEGDKQEGAVSDTWFCSQSCQEVYSSLQSQVGLVNQNADGFSWTLLRCIHDDQKVHSAQWFALKAVCNTKLAVALTIMEECFVSMLDLRTGIHMIPQVLYNWGSDFARLNFQGFYTVVLEKQDVLISVASIRVHGTSVAEMPLIATCSRYRRQGMCRRLVNSIEEMLMSVKVEKLVVSAIPELVETWTKGFGFVPVGDIDKQRLKKINLMVFPGTVLLEKSLYGKKNEELCDQSTLETDICSKGMAIAESLLQDAGNVTAIEVGAKSEYEPMDCKNQPDNTADSETNRDDNTQAVEIALGGKESTETSRSFSEGKITPGEGHNVQELRTCNMQIENRCPNKDGTESGVRLIEEKNIEIGEVEENALHGHVSNASCKAFPGNNFEAVSNFDCSVMYDETAIFGTLANSAKSMES, encoded by the exons ATGGAACATTTATGTGATGATAACTTTGAAGGATCTAATGAAGAACGACAGATTTTTACAGAGGTCTTTTTTGGTGATGATACTTTTCAGTCTAGTCAGAGGCGTGTTGTTTCTGGAGCCATCAACCTTGAACATGAATCCACTAAAAACACATTTAAATCAGTTGGCTCTAGTAATGAGAACTCAGTCATATTTCGTCCCTCGTCTTCGAGATTTACACATCCTGAGGAGGACATTAATCTGATTCAGCATTCTAATGAAATTGCTCTTGGGTGTTTGCCAGAGGGTTTAACTTGTGAAGACCAGAATGATGAGAACGTAAATGTCAAACGTATGAAGTTTTCTCTGCATGAACTTCCTTGTAGTAGATCTAATTCAGAAGATGTTTTGGGTTCATCTGGAATTCAAAAAGTAGTAATTTCCAACCTGCCTTGCGCTGCTACAAACTGTGATATTGACCCAATTGCATTTCGTACGGTTGAATCATCTAAACACGGTGTGATATCTAGTTGCTGTCTATTGAAGCATAACTTGGTACATAATAAATATGCTTCTAATAATGATGTAGATGTTACAAATTGTAAATCTAAAACAGAAGATGGGAACATTGTAAAAGAGATTTCTGTAACTAAGGTAGTTGCTTCTCCTGTATCCCAGGAGAGCTCGGCAAACAGGCTAGTTGTAACGAGTCCATCAATCACTGTTGTGAAGAAGTCTGAGTCTCCTTTAAAAACTGAGGAAATGGCGGAAGAATTTCAATCTTCTAATATGGTTATCTCAAAATCTTTGTCAAAGCCAGGCAAAGAGGATCCCCGTTCCTTACTGCAGTTTCATGTTGTGCAGTTGCTTACGATGTTAGGATGGTCTATTGGTAAGCATCTACGGCCTTGTAGGCGGTGGATGGAGTCAGTCTACACGACACCAACTGGAAAAACTATTCGGGAATTTACAAAAGTTTGGAGGTTATGTGGCCAACAGTTGTCTGTTGAAAAATACAATATACCATATGGAGGCCGTAAGGAATGGACTAATATTAGCGATTTCTGGTCTGATCTTTCGAGTGCACTgacaaatgttgaaaaatcaaaaACCCAGCCAGAAACCGCTGCTATGTTGGCTTATCAATGGTGGCTTTTGGATCCTTTTGTAGTAGTTGTATATTTTGATAGAAAGATTGGTGCTCTGAAAAGGGGAGAGGTAATAATACAAGCATCTTGTAGTTTAGTTTCTAAAAAGGGTAAAATGGCATATGCTCCAGTTGATTTAGCATGGAAGGATAGTTCTCGTGCTCATTCTGGTCAAAAGGACGCCCAATCCATTTTCTGCGACACTTCAAAAGCCACCAGAACCACAGAAACATCTGCTTTTGTGATAAACAATCATGTCTGTAAGCAGAAATCTGATGGTAATCAAGAAGATGTGTATGTCGGAGAACATAAACCAAACATCATAGAAAATCGTTGTAGTGAATTGTCAGTGGGCAAAAGTAGTATGGATCTAGTCTCACCTGCTTGTGCATTGGGTAGCACTGTTACTCAATCCAGTGCTTCCTCTTTCAATGTTCTTACAAGCTCTGAAAATTTGGACTTGGAATCTAAAGTGAATGCTGTTCATCATGCTAAACTTAGAAATTCCAAAAGCTTTGATAAGCACACATCAGAAAATCAGTCTGAATGCACTGAGGAAGAGGGGAGGAAGATCTCAATGGCTTCTGTATTTGGGAAAGATAGTACATGGTCCTCCTATGATGGTATTCTTAAAAAGAAAATGCGGAGGAAGTGCAAAAGGATATCTCAAATCAAACCGAGTATGTTATACCATAGTGACATACTGGGATCAACTATTACTGACCAGGCACAGTCCCTGAATGGTGATGCATGTGGCACTCAGGCTGGGTTGGAACAAGTTCAGGATTATGTAGTTGACAGTGTGGGAAAAAAAAGGAACCACGAGCAGTTGACGGGTAGTGCAAACAAGCGACATATTAAGAAAACAAACTACTCTATTACTGAAAAAAATAAGTCCAAAAGATGCCATATTGAAGATGACGATCTATTAGTGTCAGCAATACTCAAGAATAAGGATTTCAACCCAAAGAAAGTCCGatgtaattctagagctaaacCTGGCAAATCAAGTGGTTTGAGAAAGCTTAAAAGCAATAAAGGCCGTTGCAGGTTGCTACCAAGGAACCCTTGTAATGGAGGGAAGCACAATAAGGATGGGAAGATGTATTATCTCGGGGAAAGGACTCTCTTGTCCTGGTTGATCGAGAACGGGGTCATATCTTTAAAGAATGTTATTCAATACCGAAATCCAAAAGATAATTCTGTCACTAAGGAAGGTAAGATCACCAAAGATGGCATTGTTTGTAAGTGTTGTGGTAAGGTGCTTACATTGTCAGAGTTCAAGACTCATGCTGGGTTTATGCTGAGTCGCCCTTGCTTGAATCTTTTCATGAAGTCTGGTGAGCCCTTTACACTTCGCCTCCTTCAAGCTTGGTCAGCTGAATACAAAGCCAAGAAAAGTCAAAATCAAGCTGTGAATGTTGTTGATAATGACAGAAATGATGACTCGTGCGGGTTGTGTGGTGAGGGAGGTGAGCTGATATGTTGTGATAACTGTCCGTCTACTTATCACCTGGCTTGTTTGTCCGCTCAGGTCTGTTGTTCTCAG GAGATCCCTGATGGCAACTGGTACTGCATAAACTGCACTTGTCGGATTTGTGGTAATTTGGTCATTGATAAAGAGGCTTCAGATACACATGATTCATTACAATGTTCACAATGTGAACATAAAT ATCACGAGAAATGCCTAGGAGAAGGAGATAAACAAGAAGGAGCAGTTTCAGACACTTGGTTTTGTAGTCAGAGTTGTCAGGAG GTATACTCCAGTCTCCAATCTCAGGTGGGGCTAGTTAATCAAAATGCTGATGGCTTCTCATGGACGCTTCTTAGATGCATACACGATGACCAAAAGGTTCATTCTGCTCAGTGGTTTGCCCTAAAGGCAGTATGCAATACAAAATTAGCTGTTGCCCTTACCATCATGGAGGAGTGTTTCGTGTCAATGTTAGATCTAAGAACAGGCATCCACATGATACCCCAAGTTTTATACAATTGGGG GTCTGATTTTGCTCGTCTGAATTTTCAAGGGTTTTACACCGTGGTGCTGGAGAAACAGGATGTGTTAATATCTGTAGCATCTATCAG AGTGCATGGGACTTCAGTGGCAGAGATGCCTCTAATTGCAACTTGCAGTCGGTATCGCCGCCAAGGAATGTGCCGACGCCTTGTGAACTCAATCGAAGAG ATGTTAATGTCCGTCAAGGTAGAAAAGCTTGTGGTATCAGCCATTCCCGAATTGGTGGAGACATGGACCAAGGGCTTTGGTTTTGTACCTGTAGGTGACATTGACAAgcagagattaaaaaaaatcaacttaatGGTTTTTCCTGGAACAGTGTTACTTGAAAAATCCTTGTATGGCAAGAAAAATGAAG AGCTGTGTGATCAATCAACTTTAGAAACAGATATCTGTTCCAAAGGAATGGCCATAGCCGAATCATTGCTGCAAGATGCTGGGAATGTAACTGCCATTGAAGTTGGTGCTAAGTCAGAGTATGAACCTATGGACTGCAAAAATCAACCAGACAATACGGCTGATAGTGAAACCAACAGAGATGATAATACTCAAGCTGTTGAAATTGCATTAGGAGGCAAAGAATCAACAGAGACAAGTAGGTCTTTCAGTGAAGGGAAAATCACCCCTGGTGAAGGACACAATGTGCAGGAATTGAGAACATGCAACATGCAAATTGAGAACCGTTGTCCCAACAAAGATGGTACTGAATCAGGTGTAAGACTTATTGAGGAGAAGAATATCGAAATAGGTGAAGTTGAGGAAAATGCTTTGCACGGACATGTTTCAAACGCGTCGTGCAAAGCTTTTCCGGGCAACAATTTTGAGGCAGTTTCTAATTTTGATTGCTCAGTGATGTATGATGAAACAGCTATTTTTGGAACATTAGCAAACTCTGCAAAATCAATGGAAAGTTGA